A stretch of Roseibium porphyridii DNA encodes these proteins:
- a CDS encoding F0F1 ATP synthase subunit gamma: MPSLKDLRNRIASVKATQKITKAMQMVAAAKLRRAQEAAEAARPYAERMDAVLANLAVAFEGRDDAPKLMSGTGSDQVHLLVVATAERGLCGGFNTNIAKLAREKARSLIADGKTVKILCVGKKGYDALKRELGQYVIKTVDLRSVKHVGFTDADEIGREILGMFENGEFDVCTLFYATFKSVIAQEPTAQQLIPASFETEEDTGNNGAQPVYEYEPDEGEILADLLPRNISVQVFRALLENAASEQGARMSAMDNATRNAGEMIDKLTISYNRQRQAQITTELIEIISGAEAL; the protein is encoded by the coding sequence ATGCCGAGCCTGAAGGACTTACGAAACCGCATCGCTTCCGTGAAGGCGACGCAGAAAATCACCAAGGCCATGCAAATGGTGGCCGCGGCGAAGCTGCGTCGTGCTCAGGAAGCTGCGGAGGCTGCACGCCCCTATGCGGAACGCATGGACGCCGTGCTGGCCAACCTCGCGGTGGCTTTTGAGGGCCGCGACGACGCTCCGAAGCTGATGTCCGGTACGGGCAGCGATCAGGTGCATCTCCTGGTCGTCGCTACGGCTGAACGTGGGCTGTGCGGGGGCTTCAACACCAATATCGCCAAGCTCGCACGTGAAAAGGCACGCAGCCTGATCGCCGACGGCAAGACGGTCAAAATCCTTTGCGTTGGCAAGAAGGGTTATGACGCGTTGAAGCGCGAGCTTGGGCAGTACGTTATCAAAACCGTGGATCTGCGCAGTGTGAAACATGTTGGTTTCACAGATGCTGACGAAATCGGTCGCGAAATTCTCGGCATGTTCGAAAATGGCGAATTCGATGTCTGCACGCTTTTCTATGCCACGTTCAAATCGGTGATTGCCCAGGAGCCGACTGCCCAGCAGTTGATCCCGGCAAGCTTTGAAACCGAAGAAGATACGGGCAATAACGGCGCGCAGCCGGTTTACGAATACGAGCCTGACGAAGGCGAGATCCTTGCGGATCTTCTGCCGCGTAACATCTCCGTGCAGGTTTTCAGGGCTCTTCTGGAAAACGCTGCGTCTGAGCAGGGTGCTCGTATGTCCGCAATGGACAATGCGACCCGAAACGCTGGTGAAATGATCGACAAGCTGACGATCAGCTACAACCGCCAGCGCCAGGCTCAGATTACGACGGAATTGATTGAAATTATCTCGGGCGCTGAAGCGCTCTAA
- the atpA gene encoding F0F1 ATP synthase subunit alpha, protein MDIRAAEISAILKDQIKSFGQEAEVSEVGQVLSVGDGIARVYGLDKVQAGEMVEFPGGIKGMALNLESDNVGVVIFGSDRDIKEGDTVKRTGAIVEVPVGKGLLGRVVDPLGNPLDGKGPIEATERRRVDVKAPGILPRKSVHEPMSTGLKAIDALIPVGRGQRELVIGDRQTGKTAIILDTFLNQKPLHASDDEDAKLYCIYVAVGQKRSTVAQFVKTLEDAGALEYSIVIAATASDAAPLQFLAPFSGCAMGEYFRDNSMHAVIGYDDLTKQAVAYRQMSLLLRRPPGREAFPGDVFYLHSRLLERSAKLNEEHGRGSLTALPVIETQGNDVSAFIPTNVISITDGQIFLETDLFYQGIRPAVNVGLSVSRVGSSAQIKAMKQVAGPIKGELAQYREMAAFAQFGSDLDATTQRLLNRGARLTELLKQPQFSPLKTEEQVAVIYAGVNGYLDTHPVDRVKDFEEGLLLFLRGEHQDLLDAIWEKKALDDDLTGKLKAAVDAFAKNFA, encoded by the coding sequence ATGGATATTCGGGCCGCGGAAATCTCCGCAATCCTCAAGGACCAGATCAAGAGCTTTGGCCAGGAAGCCGAAGTTTCTGAAGTTGGTCAGGTGCTCTCCGTCGGTGACGGTATCGCCCGTGTTTATGGTCTGGACAAAGTTCAGGCTGGTGAAATGGTCGAATTCCCAGGTGGCATTAAGGGCATGGCTCTTAACCTGGAATCCGACAACGTCGGTGTCGTTATTTTCGGTTCTGACCGTGACATTAAAGAAGGTGACACCGTCAAACGGACCGGCGCCATCGTGGAAGTCCCGGTTGGCAAAGGCCTGCTTGGCCGCGTTGTCGACCCGCTCGGCAACCCGCTTGACGGCAAAGGCCCGATCGAAGCGACCGAACGTCGCCGTGTGGACGTTAAGGCACCTGGTATTCTGCCGCGTAAATCCGTTCACGAGCCGATGTCGACCGGCCTGAAGGCAATTGACGCCTTGATCCCGGTTGGCCGTGGTCAGCGTGAGCTTGTCATTGGCGACCGTCAGACCGGCAAGACAGCTATCATTCTCGACACGTTCCTGAACCAGAAGCCACTGCACGCTTCTGACGATGAAGACGCCAAACTCTACTGCATCTACGTTGCGGTTGGTCAGAAGCGCTCCACCGTTGCTCAGTTCGTGAAGACCCTGGAAGACGCCGGCGCTTTGGAATATTCCATCGTTATCGCCGCGACCGCTTCCGATGCAGCACCGCTGCAGTTCCTTGCACCGTTCTCCGGTTGCGCCATGGGCGAGTACTTCCGCGACAACTCCATGCACGCCGTGATCGGATATGACGATCTGACCAAACAGGCTGTGGCCTACCGTCAGATGTCTCTGCTTTTGCGCCGCCCGCCGGGACGTGAAGCGTTCCCAGGTGACGTTTTCTACCTTCACTCCCGTTTGCTGGAGCGTTCGGCAAAGCTCAATGAAGAGCATGGCCGCGGCTCCCTGACGGCGCTCCCGGTCATTGAGACCCAGGGCAACGACGTGTCCGCGTTTATTCCGACCAACGTGATTTCGATCACCGACGGTCAGATCTTCCTGGAAACCGACCTTTTCTATCAGGGTATCCGCCCGGCCGTGAACGTCGGTCTGTCGGTCTCCCGCGTTGGCTCTTCAGCGCAGATCAAGGCGATGAAACAGGTTGCCGGCCCGATTAAGGGTGAACTTGCTCAGTACCGCGAAATGGCGGCATTTGCGCAGTTCGGCTCCGATCTCGATGCCACAACGCAGCGCCTGCTGAACCGCGGTGCGCGCCTGACCGAACTTCTGAAGCAGCCGCAGTTCTCGCCGCTGAAAACGGAAGAGCAGGTTGCCGTGATCTACGCTGGCGTGAACGGCTATCTCGATACGCATCCGGTCGACCGGGTGAAAGACTTCGAAGAAGGCTTGCTCTTGTTCCTGCGTGGTGAACACCAGGACCTGCTGGACGCCATCTGGGAAAAGAAGGCTCTCGACGACGATCTGACCGGTAAGCTGAAAGCTGCCGTCGACGCGTTCGCCAAGAACTTCGCTTAA
- a CDS encoding F0F1 ATP synthase subunit delta, translated as MTDNVSLVSGVAQRYASALLDLAEGEGVTSDVERDLTAFEGMLAESEDLDRLVKSPAFSAEEQLAALTALLEKAGISGLAANFVKLAARNRRLFVLPGMIKAFRALLADKRGEETAEVTSAAPLSDEHVAALKEALSSSTGKSVNVVANVDPALIGGLVVKVGSRMIDTSLRTKLNSLKFAMKEVG; from the coding sequence GTGACTGACAACGTATCTCTCGTATCCGGCGTGGCACAGCGTTATGCATCCGCCCTTCTCGACCTTGCAGAGGGCGAAGGCGTAACGTCTGACGTGGAACGGGATCTTACTGCTTTCGAAGGCATGCTTGCCGAAAGTGAAGATCTCGACCGTCTCGTGAAGAGCCCGGCATTCAGTGCTGAGGAGCAGCTTGCAGCGCTCACTGCACTTCTCGAAAAAGCAGGCATTTCCGGCCTCGCTGCAAATTTTGTGAAGCTGGCCGCCCGTAACCGGCGCCTCTTCGTTCTTCCCGGCATGATCAAGGCATTCCGCGCACTGCTCGCAGACAAGCGAGGCGAGGAAACGGCTGAGGTAACCTCCGCAGCCCCATTGTCCGACGAACATGTCGCCGCCCTGAAGGAAGCTTTGTCTTCCTCCACGGGCAAATCCGTAAACGTCGTAGCGAATGTTGATCCTGCTCTGATCGGTGGCCTTGTGGTCAAGGTCGGCTCACGCATGATCGATACCTCGCTGCGTACCAAGCTCAATTCACTCAAGTTCGCGATGAAAGAGGTCGGCTGA
- a CDS encoding DUF1428 domain-containing protein — MTYVQGFLLPVKTARKADYKEIAEKSWVLFKEYGALSCCEAWGTAVPDGKVTSFPMAVKKEDDETVVFSWIVWPDQKTADACMATMESDPRWEEVMPNANEIMGMKRMIFGGFEPLVSY, encoded by the coding sequence ATGACCTATGTTCAGGGGTTTTTGTTGCCGGTGAAGACGGCACGAAAAGCAGATTACAAGGAAATCGCGGAAAAATCGTGGGTTCTCTTCAAGGAATACGGGGCGCTGAGTTGCTGCGAGGCTTGGGGTACGGCGGTGCCGGACGGAAAAGTCACCTCTTTTCCAATGGCGGTCAAAAAGGAGGACGACGAGACCGTGGTGTTTTCCTGGATTGTCTGGCCAGACCAAAAAACGGCCGACGCCTGTATGGCCACGATGGAATCGGACCCTCGTTGGGAGGAGGTCATGCCGAATGCGAATGAGATCATGGGTATGAAGCGCATGATCTTCGGCGGGTTCGAGCCTCTTGTCAGCTACTGA
- a CDS encoding MarR family winged helix-turn-helix transcriptional regulator: MHPDLPLSTTHEVRDRCLCLHLQRAARHVGRRFDEALRPFQLTNGQFSLLMALNRPVAPRLGEVATLLVMDRTTLTANLKPLVRRDLLTIEPDPADRRSRRLLLSDAGRMLLIDALPVWRTVHEAIDAELAQVESAPILKQLLALSFD, encoded by the coding sequence ATGCACCCGGATCTGCCACTCTCGACAACACATGAAGTCCGCGACCGCTGTCTGTGCCTTCATCTGCAGCGCGCGGCGCGTCACGTGGGCCGCCGGTTTGATGAAGCATTGCGACCGTTCCAGCTTACAAACGGGCAATTCTCCCTGCTCATGGCGCTGAACCGGCCCGTCGCACCAAGACTGGGGGAAGTTGCCACGTTGCTGGTCATGGATCGCACCACGCTGACCGCAAATCTCAAGCCTTTGGTGCGCCGTGACCTATTGACGATAGAACCGGACCCTGCGGACCGGAGAAGCCGCAGACTGTTGCTTAGCGATGCCGGCAGAATGTTATTGATCGACGCCTTGCCTGTCTGGCGCACCGTTCATGAGGCAATCGACGCCGAACTGGCACAGGTCGAGAGTGCCCCGATCCTGAAGCAACTGCTCGCACTCAGTTTCGATTGA